The window GCCTGTGTATTTGAGTGTTCCTATGTATGTCTGCCGTTACCTGCCCAGATCTGGATCAGAATAGGGATTAAGAATAAGGATCAGAATAAGGACAGCTCTTTCTATATGGAGACCcattgctttgctgcagcatgCACCCATACAGCTGCCTTCTTATGTCAGGCCAGTTACACACAGACCAAATATAAACTGCAGGCACAGGTACTTGCCAAAAGCCCAAAATGCCATGCACCCAGCCTGGCCCGAGTGGCACTTCTGCTCGGTCTGCCTTAATGCCATTACCGAGGGTTCCGCCTGTTTCAGCATCATGTCCCATGGCACATTGAGCCCACTGGAACTGCAGAGAAATTAAACATTCCAAAACCAAACATTCCAAAATTAAACTACACATTCAAAGCTACGACCCAATTTTGCTCCTGTCTAGTGCCATGAAATGTGCCACCTCTGGAGCAACCTGCCAAAATCCAAACAATGCTTCCTTAAAACAAACataaggaaaagggaaaggaccACCGCCAGCAGTACCGCTGTGGCAGTAAGAGCTGCCAGCTGCGACACGGCATGGGGCGGCTCGGGCCCAGGGTGGCCCCATCCTGATGGCTGTGCTGCTATGGCCTTGAGGAGACAGCATGGAAGGAATCCACCCCATGGCACACACACACGAACCATCCcacggtctgatagtgataggacaagggggaaaggctttaaactaacagagggaaggttcaggttagatgttagaaagaaattcttcactcagagggtggtgaggccctggcacaggctgctcagagaagtgtgggtgccccatacatggaggcattcagggctgggttggatgggcccctgtgcagcctgagctggtgcgGGGCACCTAGCCCGCAGCAGAGGCCGGAACTGGACTGGCTGTATGGcgccttccaacccaacccaacccaatcCAACCCAGCCCATTCTGTGCCTCAGATaaggggagcagcaggaaccCCCAGCTCCCGGCAGGGTCAGCCTGCGgccccacactgctgctggggcagtTATGCTGCACACGTCGGGGAGACAGGCGGGCGTGTGGGGCCGCTTCCAGCGGGGGATGCGTCTCGCATTTCCTCGGGCGGTAAAAATATGACACACATTAGCGAGGAGAATGAAAAGAGGGAAACAAAGGAGCGGGAGCAAACACCTGTCGCTCTCCTCGGGGACGTGCCCCGATGCTTTTATTCGGTTCAGTCTGTTGGGGGAACTGCAGCTGCCAACTGTCATCAGCATCAAGTTACCGCACAAAGCCGGGGCCTTGGCCGGCGCTGGGGAGCGGCGGGGGCACGACACGTTCCGGGCGCGGCTCCTCCGGCACCGCCGCCGCGGGCTGCGGCCGCCACCCCAGCAAGCACAGCCCACGGGCGGCCCGCGGGGCACAGCGGGGCTGCAGCAGCGCCCACGGACGGCGGGGCAGCGGCTGGGCCGCGGGCGGCTCCGGTCGAGCGAAGACAAAGGGCTCGGAGCGCCGAGCGGCCGGCAGCCTCCATCCGCCCAGAGGGAACCGCCGCCCGCACCGGGCCTTCCCCTCCTGCACGGGCAGAGCCGAGGCCGGCGGCACCCAGCGCGGGGCGCAGCCGCAGCGCACAGGCGGCGGCCGAGGGGCTCCCGAACGAGTGTCCGAGCGCCCCGAGGCCGCCGTAAGCACACATCCCAAACCGCTGCACGGTCACGTCGGCGCCACCGCTCCCACCCTGCCAGAGCGGCCACcggcggggctggggccggggctggggccgggNNNNNNNNNNNNNNNNNNNNNNNNNNNNNNNNNNNNNNNNNNNNNNNNNNNNNNNNNNNNNNNNNNNNNNNNNNNNNNNNNNNNNNNNNNNNNNNNNNNNNNNNNNNNNNNNNNNNNNNNNNNNNNNNNNNNNNNNNNNNNNNNNNNNNNNNNNNNNNNNNNNNNNNNNNNNNNNNNNNNNNNNNNNNNNNNNNNNNNNNNNNNNNNNNNNNNNNNNNNNNNNNNNNNNNNNNNNNNNNNNNNNNNNNNNNNNNNNNNNNNNNNNNNNNNNNNNNNNNNNNNNNNNNNNNNNNNNNNNNNNNNNNNNNNNNNNNNNNNNNNNNNNNNNNNNNNNNNNNNNNNNNNGCAGCGCCGAGCCGCGCGCAGACAGGAGGGTGAgcggcgggcgcggggcgggaCGGGGCGCGTGGGGCGCGTGTTCTGACGGCGCCGCGTGCCCGCAGGCGCGGAAGCCGCTGGTGGAGAAGAAGCGGAGGGCGCGGATCAACGagagcctgcaggagctgcggCAGCTGCTGGCCGGCAGCAAGGTGAGGAGCGGGACCGGCGGGAGGGCGGCGGGGACGGGGCGGCGCCGATGCTGACGGCCGCGGCGCCCCGGGGCAGTTCCAGGCGAAGCTGGAGAACGCGGAGGTGCTGGAGCTGACGGTGCGGCGGGTGCAGGCCGTGCTGGAGCGCCGCGCGCTCGGTGAGTGCCGCGGGCCgggggggccgggccgggccgagccgcGCCGCACCTCACCCCGCTCTGTCTGTCTCTCCCGGGCCGCAGAGGGCGGGCGGCTGCACCGCGAAGCCAGCGAGCGCTTCGCCGCCGGCTACATCCAGTGCATGCACGAGGTGCACACCTTCGTCTCCAGCTGCCCCGGCATCGACGCCACCACGGCGGCCGAGCTGCTCAACCACCTGCTGGAGTCCATGCCGCTCAGCGAGGGCGGCCTGCAGGACTTGATGGCGGACGTTCTGGCCGAGCCCTGGCTGGGCGGCGAGGCCGCGCTCCCGCTGGCTGAAGCGGCCCTGGGCCTGGTGCTGCCCACGCCGTCACCCGGCGAGGAGACGTGCTCCGACTCGGACGAGGCGGAGACCGAGCCGGGACAGACCCCCGCCCGTGGACTGGAGGCATCACAGACGCGCAGCGTGCCCTCGCCCAAGTCCATGTGGAGGCCGTGGTAATGCTGCGAGTGGCGGGGCAGTGCCTCGGGATTGGAACATGGCACTCCTGTCACCCCCGACAGGCTAATGGCTGAGCGAGTTAACGTCTCAGCGCGTGGACAGTGCGCGTGTGGCATTTTGTAACTGGGGGTGTTTGTACGAGAGTGGGGGGAAcgggctggggaggagggaggttTTCAGTAGCAAAGCTCATTGGTGGATGCACAGCCGTGATCTCTTAACCCTGCCTCATCCTCTTGGCCCTTGTAAGTGGCCCAGATAACACTCACTacctttttctctgaagaaaaagccCTTGTGCATTTTAGATCCTGATGGGCAACTCTAGGAGAAGCTCAGTCTGCACACAGTGTTTCTATGCTCTGATGACAGCACAGACCC of the Numida meleagris isolate 19003 breed g44 Domestic line chromosome 4, NumMel1.0, whole genome shotgun sequence genome contains:
- the HES6 gene encoding transcription cofactor HES-6; this translates as MLLFGSVCWGNCSCQLSSASSYRTKPGPWPALGSGGGTTRSGRGSSGTAAAGCGRHPSKHSPRAARGAQRGCSSAHGRRGSGWAAGGSGRAKTKGSERRAAGSLHPPRGNRRPHRAFPSCTGRAEAGGTQRGAQPQRTGGGRGAPERVSERPEAAARKPLVEKKRRARINESLQELRQLLAGSKFQAKLENAEVLELTVRRVQAVLERRALEGGRLHREASERFAAGYIQCMHEVHTFVSSCPGIDATTAAELLNHLLESMPLSEGGLQDLMADVLAEPWLGGEAALPLAEAALGLVLPTPSPGEETCSDSDEAETEPGQTPARGLEASQTRSVPSPKSMWRPW